A genomic segment from Streptomyces sp. NBC_00459 encodes:
- a CDS encoding RNA-guided endonuclease InsQ/TnpB family protein, whose amino-acid sequence MAEGCVKRAFKYRFCPNDVQAAELLRTFGCVRKVCNLAPAARTEAWATRQERVNHNATSVMLTAWKKTEELAFLSDVSSVPLQQTLRHLQAAFTQFFGKRARYPRFKSRKRSRKSAEYTTSGFRFRDGRLTLAKMTDPLEIVWSSPLPEQTTPSTVTVSQDAAGRWFVSMLCDDLTLQPLPAADVAVGIDVGPDHLLTLSTGSTGEKITNPRHERRDRARLARAQRELSRKARGAGTSRAKARRKVARIRARIADRRRDTLHKPTTRLVRENQTLVIEDLTVRNMVKNHTLARAISDASRSEFRSMLEYKAAWYGREVIAVDRFFPSSKLCSVCGTLQKKMPLSLRTWTCDSCGTTHDRDLNAANNPYGASRRNPPRSREGRSQHQ is encoded by the coding sequence ATGGCTGAGGGATGTGTGAAGCGGGCGTTCAAGTACCGCTTCTGTCCGAACGATGTACAGGCAGCTGAGCTGTTGCGCACGTTCGGCTGCGTCCGCAAGGTCTGCAACCTTGCCCCTGCCGCCCGTACGGAGGCGTGGGCTACCAGGCAGGAACGGGTCAACCACAACGCCACCTCGGTGATGCTGACGGCGTGGAAGAAGACGGAGGAACTGGCGTTCCTGAGCGATGTGTCGTCGGTGCCGTTGCAGCAAACACTTCGGCACTTGCAGGCCGCGTTCACCCAGTTCTTCGGCAAGCGGGCGAGGTACCCGCGCTTCAAGTCGCGGAAGAGGTCCCGGAAGTCCGCCGAATACACCACCAGCGGGTTCCGTTTCCGTGATGGCCGTCTGACGCTGGCGAAGATGACGGACCCGCTGGAAATTGTGTGGTCGAGCCCGCTCCCGGAACAGACGACGCCGTCAACGGTGACCGTCTCGCAGGACGCGGCGGGTCGTTGGTTCGTCTCGATGTTGTGCGACGACCTCACCCTGCAGCCACTTCCGGCCGCCGATGTGGCGGTCGGGATCGATGTCGGCCCGGACCACCTACTGACCCTCTCTACCGGCTCTACCGGCGAGAAGATCACCAACCCCCGGCATGAGCGCCGTGATCGCGCCCGTCTCGCCAGGGCTCAGCGGGAGCTGTCCCGTAAGGCCAGGGGTGCTGGAACCAGCCGGGCCAAGGCGCGGCGCAAGGTCGCCAGGATCCGCGCCCGGATCGCCGATCGGCGCCGGGACACGCTCCACAAGCCCACCACTCGGCTCGTGCGTGAAAACCAAACGCTCGTGATCGAGGACCTGACTGTGCGCAACATGGTCAAGAACCACACGCTCGCCCGGGCCATCTCGGACGCGAGTCGGAGCGAGTTCCGTTCCATGCTGGAGTACAAGGCCGCCTGGTACGGGCGGGAAGTGATCGCGGTGGACCGCTTCTTCCCTTCTTCCAAGCTGTGTTCCGTCTGCGGCACCTTGCAGAAGAAGATGCCGCTCAGCCTCCGTACGTGGACGTGCGACAGCTGCGGTACGACCCATGACCGGGACTTGAACGCGGCGAACAACCCCTACGGCGCGAGCCGTAGGAATCCCCCTCGTTCACGAGAGGGAAGAAGTCAACATCAGTGA
- a CDS encoding sigma-70 family RNA polymerase sigma factor, producing MSQPSEPDEDLMRALYREHAGPLLAYVLRLVAGDRQRAEDVVQETLIRAWKNAGQLNRATGSVRPWLVTVARRIVIDGHRSRQARPQEVDPSPLEVIPAEDEIDKALWLMTLSDALDDLTPAHREVLVETYFKGRTVNEAAETLGIPSGTVRSRVFYALRSMKLALEERGVTA from the coding sequence ATGTCCCAGCCCTCGGAACCCGACGAGGACTTGATGCGTGCGCTGTACCGAGAGCACGCAGGGCCCCTGCTGGCATACGTCCTCAGGCTGGTCGCCGGTGACCGGCAGCGAGCCGAGGACGTCGTGCAGGAGACGCTGATCCGTGCCTGGAAGAACGCCGGTCAGCTCAATCGGGCAACCGGTTCGGTACGCCCCTGGCTGGTGACGGTCGCCCGGCGCATCGTCATCGACGGCCACCGCAGCCGGCAGGCCCGGCCGCAGGAGGTGGACCCGTCGCCGCTGGAGGTAATCCCCGCGGAGGACGAGATCGACAAGGCGTTGTGGCTGATGACGTTGTCGGACGCGCTGGACGACCTGACCCCTGCCCACCGGGAGGTCCTGGTCGAGACCTATTTCAAGGGGCGTACCGTGAACGAAGCCGCCGAAACGCTGGGCATACCCAGCGGAACGGTGCGCTCACGGGTCTTCTATGCCCTGCGTTCGATGAAGCTCGCACTGGAGGAGCGGGGGGTGACGGCATGA
- a CDS encoding DUF3039 domain-containing protein, with product MSTLEPETQPQRGTGTGTLVEPAPQTSHGDGDHERFAHYVQKDKIMASALDGTPVVALCGKVWVPGRDPKKYPVCPMCKEIYESMGSGGDEGKGDGKK from the coding sequence ATGAGCACTCTTGAACCTGAGACCCAGCCCCAGCGCGGGACTGGTACGGGGACCCTCGTCGAACCGGCGCCGCAGACCTCGCACGGCGACGGCGACCACGAGCGCTTCGCCCACTACGTCCAGAAGGACAAGATCATGGCGAGCGCCCTCGACGGGACTCCTGTCGTGGCGCTGTGCGGCAAGGTCTGGGTACCGGGCCGCGACCCGAAGAAGTACCCGGTGTGTCCCATGTGCAAGGAGATCTACGAGTCCATGGGCTCCGGCGGCGACGAGGGCAAGGGCGACGGCAAGAAGTAG
- a CDS encoding anti-sigma factor family protein — MQGSQGPNEHETVGAYALGILDDAEATAFEAHLAGCEWCAQQLDELAGMEPMLAALADLPGAQGSPAIGESLSARPSPQLATRLVDEVAERRASKRRRSFYMVAAAAALIIGGPTAVFATTGGETASQATPSPTVTTTKVTGSAKDAFGLMDDRVSATDPSTKVTATVATQSKAWGVSAVLELGGVKGPLKCSLIAVGKDGSRETMSNWSVPTAGYGIKDATTEAARNPLFIHGGTAFSTDEIDHYEVVDSTGKKLVEVDA; from the coding sequence ATGCAGGGTTCCCAAGGCCCGAACGAACACGAAACCGTAGGCGCCTACGCCCTCGGCATCCTCGACGACGCGGAGGCCACGGCCTTCGAGGCACACCTCGCCGGTTGCGAGTGGTGCGCCCAGCAGCTCGACGAGCTGGCCGGGATGGAACCGATGCTGGCCGCTCTCGCGGACCTGCCCGGTGCCCAGGGATCTCCCGCCATCGGCGAGTCGCTGTCCGCCCGCCCGAGCCCACAGCTCGCGACGCGGCTGGTCGACGAGGTCGCGGAACGGCGTGCGAGCAAGCGTCGGCGCAGCTTCTACATGGTGGCCGCCGCGGCGGCCCTCATCATCGGCGGCCCGACCGCGGTGTTCGCCACGACCGGCGGCGAAACCGCCAGCCAGGCCACTCCGTCGCCGACCGTGACGACGACGAAGGTCACCGGCTCCGCCAAGGACGCCTTCGGTCTCATGGACGACCGGGTCTCCGCCACCGACCCCAGCACCAAGGTCACCGCGACCGTGGCGACGCAGTCGAAGGCCTGGGGCGTCAGCGCGGTCCTGGAGCTGGGTGGCGTCAAGGGCCCGCTGAAGTGCTCCCTGATCGCCGTCGGCAAGGACGGCTCGCGCGAGACGATGTCCAACTGGTCAGTCCCGACGGCCGGTTACGGCATCAAGGACGCCACGACCGAAGCGGCCCGCAACCCGCTCTTCATCCATGGAGGAACGGCCTTCAGCACCGACGAGATCGACCACTACGAGGTTGTCGACTCCACCGGCAAGAAGCTCGTCGAGGTCGACGCCTGA
- a CDS encoding YqgE/AlgH family protein: MTEVSSLTGRLLVATPALADPNFDRAVVLLLDHDQKGSLGVVLNRPTPVDVGDILEGWAELAGEPGVVFQGGPVALDSALGVAVIPGGVSGERTPLGWRRVHGAIGVVDLEAPPELLAKALGSLRIFAGYAGWGPGQLEAELTDGAWYVVESEPGDVSCPSPERLWREVLRRQRSELAMVATYPDDPSLN, translated from the coding sequence ATGACCGAGGTGTCCTCGCTCACAGGGCGACTGCTCGTGGCCACGCCCGCCCTGGCGGACCCGAACTTCGACCGCGCGGTCGTGCTCCTTCTCGACCACGACCAGAAGGGTTCCCTCGGTGTCGTCCTCAACCGTCCGACCCCGGTGGACGTCGGGGACATCCTGGAGGGCTGGGCGGAACTCGCGGGTGAACCGGGGGTCGTCTTCCAGGGCGGCCCGGTGGCCCTCGACTCGGCACTCGGCGTCGCGGTCATCCCCGGCGGCGTGTCCGGCGAGCGCACCCCTCTCGGCTGGCGGCGCGTGCACGGCGCGATCGGCGTCGTCGACCTGGAAGCACCGCCGGAGCTGCTCGCGAAGGCGCTCGGGTCACTGCGCATCTTCGCCGGGTACGCGGGCTGGGGCCCGGGGCAGCTTGAGGCCGAGCTGACGGACGGCGCCTGGTACGTCGTCGAGTCGGAACCCGGAGACGTCTCCTGCCCGTCCCCGGAACGCCTGTGGCGCGAGGTTCTCAGGCGCCAGCGCAGCGAACTGGCGATGGTCGCGACGTATCCGGACGACCCTTCGCTGAACTGA
- the murA gene encoding UDP-N-acetylglucosamine 1-carboxyvinyltransferase, whose product MTVNGTDDVLIVHGGTPLEGEIRVRGAKNLVPKAMVAALLGSAPSRLRNVPDIRDVRVVRGLLQLHGVTVRPGEEPGELIMDPSHVESANVADIDAHAGSSRIPILLCGPLLHRLGHAFIPGLGGCDIGGRPIDFHFEVLRQFGATIEKRADGQYLEAPQRLRGTKIALPYPSVGATEQVLLTAVLAEGVTELSNAAVEPEIEDLICVLQKMGAIIAMDTDRTIRVTGVDSLGGYTHAALPDRLEAASWASAALATEGNIYVRGAQQRSMMTFLNTYRKVGGAFEIDDEGIRFWHPGGQLKSIALETDVHPGFQTDWQQPLVVALTQATGLSIVHETVYESRLGFTSALNQMGAHIQLYRECLGGSHCRFGQRNFLHSAVVSGPTRLQGADLVIPDLRGGFSYLIAALAAQGTSRVHGIDLINRGYENFMEKLVELGAKVELPGKALG is encoded by the coding sequence ATGACGGTCAACGGCACAGACGACGTACTGATTGTCCACGGCGGCACCCCGCTGGAGGGCGAGATCCGTGTCCGCGGTGCGAAGAACCTCGTACCGAAGGCCATGGTCGCCGCCCTGCTGGGCAGTGCGCCAAGTCGACTGCGCAATGTCCCCGACATCCGTGACGTCCGTGTCGTGCGCGGGCTGCTCCAGCTGCACGGGGTGACGGTCCGTCCGGGCGAGGAGCCCGGCGAGCTGATCATGGACCCGTCGCACGTGGAGAGCGCCAACGTCGCCGACATCGACGCGCACGCGGGGTCGAGCCGTATCCCGATCCTCCTCTGTGGTCCGCTGCTGCACCGTCTCGGGCACGCGTTCATCCCGGGGCTCGGCGGCTGCGACATCGGCGGCCGGCCCATCGACTTCCACTTCGAGGTGCTGCGCCAGTTCGGCGCGACGATCGAGAAGCGGGCGGACGGGCAGTACCTGGAGGCTCCACAGCGGCTGCGCGGTACGAAGATCGCACTGCCGTACCCGTCCGTGGGCGCGACCGAGCAGGTCCTGCTGACCGCGGTGCTGGCGGAGGGCGTCACCGAACTGTCCAACGCGGCCGTGGAGCCCGAGATCGAGGACCTCATCTGCGTACTGCAGAAGATGGGCGCGATCATCGCCATGGACACCGACCGCACCATCCGGGTCACCGGCGTGGACTCGCTCGGCGGCTACACCCACGCGGCCCTCCCGGACCGTCTGGAGGCCGCGTCGTGGGCGTCGGCGGCGCTGGCGACCGAGGGCAACATCTATGTCCGCGGCGCCCAGCAGCGGTCGATGATGACGTTCCTGAACACCTACCGGAAGGTGGGCGGTGCCTTCGAGATCGACGACGAGGGCATCCGCTTCTGGCACCCCGGCGGCCAGCTGAAGTCGATCGCGCTGGAGACGGACGTACACCCCGGTTTCCAGACCGACTGGCAGCAGCCCCTGGTGGTCGCGCTGACGCAGGCGACCGGCCTGTCCATCGTCCACGAGACGGTGTACGAGTCCCGCCTCGGTTTCACCTCCGCGCTCAACCAGATGGGCGCACACATCCAGCTCTACCGCGAGTGCCTCGGCGGCTCCCACTGCCGCTTCGGGCAGCGCAACTTCCTCCATTCGGCCGTCGTGTCGGGCCCCACGCGCCTCCAGGGCGCCGACCTGGTCATCCCGGACCTCCGGGGCGGCTTCTCGTACCTCATCGCGGCCCTGGCCGCCCAGGGGACGTCCAGGGTGCACGGCATCGACCTGATCAACCGGGGCTACGAGAACTTCATGGAGAAGCTCGTGGAGCTGGGCGCGAAGGTGGAACTACCGGGCAAGGCACTCGGCTGA
- a CDS encoding HelD family protein has protein sequence MAAQAQQETALVPVEDSSVQDSVRDREISVEQEHLDRVYRRLEEKINEAEFLMHDAAKRGQVGTPGALAERDAQVFRAGIHLNRLNNEFEDFLFGRIDLLRGMDGKKGPDGAYTAVEAAEGAVSPDGTADIAETLHIGRIGVLDEDYSPLVIDWRAPAAAPFYRSTPVDPGRVVRRRVIRSKGRRVLGVEDDLMRPELKASLDGRELAVIGDGALMAALGQARSHTMRDIVSSIQAEQDLVIRAPAASVTYVEGGPGTGKTAVALHRAAYLLYQDRRRYAGGILIVSPTPLLVAYTEGVLPSLGEEGQVAIRAIGSLVDGAEATLYDSPAVARAKGSYRMLGVLRKAARGALEHNDQATSTSRLRVVAFGRRIELEAPELARIRESALSGTAPVNLLRPRARRLLLDALWARSGAQSRHTDRELAAELRSSFDEDVTSEDDFIAFLDAWWPELTPASVLAAMSDERRLGRWARRILNPGEVRRVARALKRDGLSVHDVAMLDELGAILGAPARPRKRREADPLDQLSGLEELMPVREETQRERAERLAEERTEYAHVIVDEAQDLTPMQWRMVGRRGRHATWTVVGDPAQSSWSDPDEAAQARDEALGSRPRRRFTLTVNYRNPAEIAELAAKVLALAMPGSESPRAVRSTGVEPRFVAVRGSLAQSVRDESARLLDLVDGTVGVVVAMNRREEAARWLAGLGDRVVALGSLEAKGLEYDATVVVSPAEIADESPAGLRVLYVALTRATQQLTVVSADRDEPDAQGVPDLLRD, from the coding sequence GTGGCCGCTCAGGCTCAGCAGGAAACGGCGCTCGTACCGGTCGAGGACTCCTCAGTACAGGACTCCGTCCGCGACCGCGAGATCAGCGTCGAACAGGAACACCTGGACCGGGTGTACCGGCGTCTTGAGGAGAAGATCAACGAGGCCGAGTTCCTCATGCACGACGCGGCCAAACGAGGCCAGGTCGGCACCCCGGGCGCGCTCGCCGAACGGGACGCCCAGGTGTTCCGCGCCGGCATCCACCTCAACAGGCTGAACAACGAGTTCGAGGACTTCCTCTTCGGCCGTATCGACCTGCTGCGGGGCATGGACGGCAAGAAGGGCCCGGACGGCGCCTACACGGCCGTGGAGGCCGCGGAAGGGGCCGTCAGCCCCGACGGCACCGCCGACATCGCCGAGACCCTCCACATCGGCCGTATCGGCGTCCTCGACGAGGACTACTCGCCCCTCGTCATCGACTGGCGCGCACCCGCAGCCGCGCCCTTCTACCGCTCCACCCCGGTCGACCCGGGCCGGGTGGTCCGCCGCCGCGTCATCCGCTCCAAGGGCCGGCGGGTCCTCGGCGTCGAGGACGACCTGATGCGCCCCGAGCTGAAGGCGTCCCTGGACGGCCGGGAGCTCGCGGTGATCGGCGACGGCGCACTGATGGCCGCCCTCGGCCAGGCCCGCAGCCACACCATGCGGGACATCGTGTCGTCCATCCAGGCCGAACAGGACCTGGTGATCCGGGCCCCCGCCGCCTCGGTGACATACGTCGAGGGCGGCCCGGGCACCGGCAAGACGGCCGTCGCCCTGCACCGCGCCGCCTACCTGCTCTACCAGGACCGGCGCCGGTACGCGGGCGGCATCCTGATCGTCTCGCCCACGCCCTTGCTCGTGGCGTACACGGAGGGCGTCCTGCCCTCCCTCGGCGAGGAGGGCCAGGTCGCCATCCGCGCCATCGGATCCCTCGTCGACGGCGCCGAGGCCACCCTGTACGACTCCCCGGCGGTGGCCCGCGCCAAGGGCTCGTACCGCATGCTCGGGGTGCTGCGGAAGGCCGCGCGAGGCGCCCTGGAGCACAACGACCAGGCCACGTCGACCAGCCGTCTCCGGGTCGTCGCCTTCGGCCGCCGCATCGAACTGGAGGCCCCCGAGCTGGCCCGCATCCGCGAGTCGGCGCTCAGCGGCACGGCCCCGGTCAACCTGCTGCGCCCCCGCGCCCGCAGGCTTCTCCTGGACGCCCTGTGGGCCCGCTCGGGCGCCCAGAGCCGCCACACGGACCGGGAGCTGGCCGCGGAACTGCGGTCCTCCTTCGACGAGGACGTCACGAGCGAGGACGACTTCATCGCGTTCCTGGACGCCTGGTGGCCCGAACTGACCCCCGCGTCGGTCCTCGCCGCCATGTCCGACGAACGCCGTCTCGGCCGCTGGGCCCGCCGCATCCTCAACCCGGGTGAGGTCCGGCGGGTCGCCCGCGCCCTCAAGCGCGACGGCCTCTCGGTCCACGACGTGGCCATGCTGGACGAGCTGGGCGCGATCCTCGGCGCCCCGGCCCGCCCCCGCAAGAGACGCGAGGCGGACCCCCTGGACCAGCTCAGCGGCCTCGAAGAGCTGATGCCGGTACGGGAGGAGACACAGCGCGAACGGGCCGAACGGCTCGCCGAGGAACGCACCGAGTACGCCCACGTCATCGTCGACGAGGCCCAGGACCTCACCCCGATGCAGTGGCGCATGGTCGGCCGCCGAGGCCGGCACGCCACCTGGACGGTCGTCGGCGACCCGGCCCAGTCCTCCTGGTCCGACCCCGACGAGGCGGCCCAGGCCCGCGACGAGGCCCTGGGCAGCCGCCCGCGCCGCCGTTTCACCCTCACCGTCAACTACCGCAACCCGGCCGAGATCGCCGAACTGGCGGCCAAGGTCCTGGCCCTGGCGATGCCGGGCTCGGAGTCCCCCAGGGCGGTCCGCTCGACGGGCGTGGAACCGAGGTTCGTGGCTGTACGGGGTTCGCTGGCCCAGTCGGTCCGTGACGAGTCCGCCCGGCTCCTCGACCTCGTCGACGGCACGGTGGGCGTCGTCGTGGCCATGAACCGCCGCGAGGAGGCGGCCCGCTGGCTGGCGGGCCTGGGCGACCGCGTGGTGGCCCTGGGCAGCCTGGAGGCCAAGGGCCTGGAGTACGACGCCACAGTGGTCGTCTCCCCGGCGGAGATCGCCGACGAGAGCCCGGCGGGCCTGCGCGTCCTGTACGTCGCGCTGACCCGCGCCACCCAGCAGCTCACGGTCGTCTCGGCGGACCGCGACGAGCCCGATGCCCAGGGGGTACCGGACCTTCTCCGAGACTGA
- a CDS encoding NAD-dependent malic enzyme: MATAPSVSYSITVRLEVPASGTAVSQITTAVESSGGSVTGLDVTASGHELLRIDVTIAATSTAHADEIVQKLRGIEGVSLGKVSDRTFLMHLGGKIEMASKHPIRNRDDLSMIYTPGVARVCMAIAENPEDARRLTIKRNTVAVVTDGSAVLGLGNIGPMAAMPVMEGKAALFKRFADIDAWPLCLDTQDTDEIVAIVKAIAPGFAGINLEDISAPRCFEIEARLREALDIPVFHDDQHGTAIVVLAALTNALRVTGKAIGDIRVVMSGAGAAGTAILKLLIAAGVKQAVVADIQGVVHADRADLVNAAPDSPLRWIADNTNLEGLTGTLKEAVRGADVFIGVSAPNVLDGDDVAAMAEGAIVFALANPDPEVDPTIARQTAAVVATGRSDFPNQINNVLVFPGVFRGLLDAQSRTVNTEMMLAAATALANVVTEDELNPNYIVPSVFNDKVAGAVAGAVREAAKAAAE; encoded by the coding sequence ATGGCAACGGCGCCCAGCGTCTCCTACTCGATCACGGTCCGGTTGGAGGTGCCCGCGAGCGGAACCGCGGTCTCTCAGATCACCACCGCCGTGGAGTCCTCCGGAGGCTCGGTGACCGGCCTCGACGTCACCGCTTCCGGCCACGAACTGCTCCGCATCGACGTCACCATCGCGGCGACGTCGACCGCGCACGCCGACGAGATCGTGCAGAAGCTCCGCGGCATCGAGGGCGTCAGCCTCGGCAAGGTCTCGGACCGTACGTTCCTCATGCACCTCGGTGGCAAGATCGAGATGGCGTCCAAGCACCCCATCCGCAACCGTGACGACCTCTCGATGATCTACACCCCGGGCGTGGCCCGTGTGTGCATGGCGATCGCCGAGAACCCCGAGGACGCCCGCCGCCTCACCATCAAGCGCAACACCGTCGCGGTCGTGACGGACGGCTCGGCCGTCCTGGGCCTCGGCAACATCGGCCCGATGGCCGCCATGCCGGTCATGGAGGGCAAGGCGGCCCTCTTCAAGCGCTTCGCCGACATCGACGCCTGGCCGCTGTGCCTGGACACCCAGGACACCGACGAGATCGTCGCGATCGTCAAGGCGATCGCCCCGGGCTTCGCCGGCATCAACCTCGAGGACATCTCGGCCCCGCGTTGCTTCGAGATCGAGGCCCGCCTCCGCGAGGCCCTGGACATCCCCGTCTTCCACGACGACCAGCACGGCACCGCGATCGTCGTCCTCGCCGCCCTCACCAACGCCCTGCGCGTCACGGGCAAGGCGATCGGTGACATCCGGGTCGTCATGTCCGGCGCCGGCGCGGCCGGTACGGCCATCCTCAAGCTGCTGATCGCGGCCGGCGTCAAGCAGGCGGTCGTCGCCGACATCCAGGGCGTCGTCCACGCGGACCGCGCGGACCTGGTGAACGCGGCCCCGGACTCCCCGCTGCGCTGGATCGCCGACAACACCAACCTGGAGGGCCTCACCGGCACCCTCAAGGAGGCCGTGCGCGGCGCCGACGTCTTCATCGGTGTCTCGGCCCCGAACGTCCTCGACGGCGACGACGTGGCCGCGATGGCGGAGGGCGCGATTGTGTTCGCACTTGCGAACCCCGACCCTGAGGTCGACCCGACGATCGCCCGTCAGACGGCCGCTGTCGTGGCCACCGGCCGCTCGGACTTCCCGAACCAGATCAACAACGTGCTGGTCTTCCCGGGCGTCTTCCGCGGTCTCCTGGACGCGCAGTCCCGCACGGTCAACACCGAGATGATGCTCGCGGCGGCGACCGCACTCGCGAACGTCGTCACCGAGGACGAGCTGAACCCGAACTACATCGTGCCGAGCGTCTTCAACGACAAGGTCGCGGGCGCGGTGGCGGGTGCGGTGCGGGAAGCCGCGAAGGCGGCGGCCGAGTAG
- a CDS encoding CGNR zinc finger domain-containing protein, whose protein sequence is MASETTVATASYELRFDAGRVCLDLLATAHPDERLGAVEPLRAWIAASGLVPAGTPLHHADASWVAHFRELRDLTGRLTGELVHSTPGADPRPLDRAVTRLNELARPAPPAPRAVHAEDGTLVRELHGPPDCAALLGAVARDAVELLTDPVARACLRQCEGDNCSIVYLDTSRGRRRRWCSSEICGNRERVARHRRRAALARA, encoded by the coding sequence ATGGCATCGGAGACGACCGTGGCCACAGCCTCGTACGAGCTTCGTTTCGACGCCGGGCGGGTCTGCCTGGATCTGCTGGCGACCGCCCATCCCGACGAACGGCTCGGCGCCGTCGAGCCGCTCCGCGCCTGGATCGCCGCTTCCGGACTCGTCCCGGCGGGCACACCCCTGCACCACGCCGACGCCTCCTGGGTCGCGCACTTCCGCGAACTGCGGGACCTGACCGGCCGGTTGACCGGTGAGCTGGTGCACAGCACCCCCGGCGCCGACCCCCGTCCCCTCGACCGGGCCGTCACCCGCCTCAACGAACTCGCCCGCCCGGCGCCCCCGGCCCCTCGTGCCGTCCACGCCGAGGACGGCACGCTCGTACGGGAGTTGCACGGGCCGCCCGACTGCGCGGCCCTGCTGGGCGCGGTCGCCCGGGACGCCGTCGAACTGCTCACCGACCCCGTGGCACGCGCGTGCCTGCGCCAGTGCGAGGGCGACAACTGCTCGATCGTCTACCTCGACACCTCCCGGGGCCGACGGCGCAGATGGTGCTCCAGTGAAATCTGCGGCAACCGGGAGCGGGTCGCGAGACATCGTCGGCGGGCGGCTCTGGCGCGCGCGTAG
- a CDS encoding HU family DNA-binding protein: MNRSELVAALADRAEVTRKDADAVLAAFAETVGEIVAKGDEKVTIPGFLTFERTHRAARTARNPQTGEPIDIPAGYSVKVSAGSKLKEAAKGK, encoded by the coding sequence ATGAACCGCAGTGAGCTGGTGGCCGCGCTGGCCGACCGCGCCGAGGTCACCCGCAAGGACGCCGACGCCGTTCTGGCCGCGTTCGCCGAGACCGTCGGTGAGATCGTCGCCAAGGGCGACGAGAAGGTCACCATCCCCGGCTTCCTGACCTTCGAGCGCACCCACCGTGCCGCTCGCACCGCGCGCAACCCGCAGACGGGCGAGCCGATCGACATCCCCGCCGGCTACAGCGTCAAGGTCTCCGCGGGCTCCAAGCTCAAGGAAGCCGCCAAGGGTAAGTAA
- a CDS encoding uroporphyrinogen-III synthase, translating to MYDEQQRPAQPENGPPDHGPLAGFTVGVTAARRADELGTLLQRRGAAVVHAPALRIVQLADDSELLAATKQLIGQAPDIVVATTAIGFRGWIEAADGWGLGEDLLACLGGVELLARGPKVKGSVRAAGLKEEWSPSSESMAEVLDRLLEEGVDGRRIAIQLHGEPLPGFVESLRAAGAEVVGVPVYRWMPPEDIGPVDRLLDSTVSRGLDALTFTSAPAAASLLSRAEERGLLPELLAALHHDVLPACVGPVTALPLQAHGVDTVSPERFRLGPLVQLLCQELPARARALPIAGHRVEIRGHAVIVDGVLRPVPPAGMSLMRALSRRPGWVVARAELLRALPGAGRDEHAVETAMARLRTALGAPKLIQTVVKRGYRLALDPAADAKYSDG from the coding sequence ATGTACGACGAACAGCAGCGACCGGCACAACCGGAGAACGGGCCTCCCGACCACGGCCCCCTCGCGGGGTTCACCGTGGGTGTCACGGCCGCGCGTCGGGCCGACGAACTCGGGACACTTCTCCAGCGGCGGGGTGCCGCCGTGGTCCACGCGCCCGCCCTGCGGATCGTGCAGCTCGCCGACGACAGCGAGCTGCTCGCGGCCACCAAGCAGTTGATCGGGCAGGCGCCGGACATCGTCGTCGCCACCACCGCCATCGGCTTCCGGGGCTGGATCGAGGCCGCCGACGGCTGGGGGCTCGGGGAGGACCTGCTCGCCTGTCTCGGCGGCGTGGAACTGCTGGCGCGCGGGCCCAAGGTCAAGGGGTCCGTCCGGGCCGCCGGGCTCAAGGAGGAGTGGTCGCCCTCCTCCGAGTCCATGGCCGAGGTGCTCGACCGGCTTCTGGAGGAGGGCGTCGACGGGCGCCGTATCGCCATCCAGCTGCACGGCGAGCCCCTGCCCGGCTTCGTGGAGTCGCTGCGGGCGGCGGGCGCCGAGGTCGTCGGTGTGCCCGTCTACCGGTGGATGCCACCGGAGGACATCGGCCCCGTCGACCGGCTCCTCGACTCCACCGTCTCGCGCGGCCTGGACGCGCTCACCTTCACCAGCGCCCCCGCCGCCGCGTCCCTTCTCTCCCGCGCCGAGGAACGGGGCCTGCTCCCCGAACTCCTCGCCGCCCTCCACCACGACGTCCTCCCCGCCTGCGTCGGCCCGGTCACCGCGCTGCCGCTCCAGGCCCACGGCGTCGACACGGTGTCCCCGGAACGCTTCCGGCTCGGCCCCCTCGTACAGCTCCTCTGCCAGGAACTCCCGGCCCGGGCACGGGCGTTGCCGATCGCCGGGCACCGGGTCGAGATCCGCGGGCACGCCGTCATCGTCGACGGCGTGCTGCGGCCCGTACCGCCGGCCGGGATGTCCCTGATGAGGGCGCTGTCCCGGCGGCCGGGGTGGGTCGTCGCCCGCGCCGAACTGCTGCGCGCGCTGCCCGGAGCCGGCCGCGACGAGCACGCCGTGGAGACGGCGATGGCCCGCCTGCGCACCGCCCTGGGCGCGCCCAAACTGATCCAGACGGTCGTCAAACGCGGTTACCGCCTCGCCCTGGACCCGGCGGCGGACGCGAAGTACTCCGACGGGTAG